From one Streptomyces sp. N50 genomic stretch:
- a CDS encoding MGH1-like glycoside hydrolase domain-containing protein translates to MDRTAQLTALPVERTFVYDPPPLSGSLHLRAAAVLEGNWTGTSTVPSRGLYPHQWSWDSAFIAIGLRHLSPLRAQTELETLLAAQWGDGRIPHIVFNPSVPLDAYFPSPDFWRSSTAGRAVGAPRTVQTSGIVQPPVHALAAWLVHCADPGLSRARGFLAGVYPRLAAWHRYLLHRRDLGGGGLASVVHPWEQGMDNSPCWDAPLGRITPAPARSFRRADLDHGAAEDRPTDLDYGRYVRLATDYRDGEYADGASEFAVEDPSFNALLIASEHALARIARELGATGTARHARAERLTGVLIDRLWDPAEGMFFCRDVRGEELIPERSVSGLIPLLLPDLPRDITTALVRTASGPHFGLGDTTQLPPSYDLLGEAFDPHRYWRGPAWFNTSWLLERGLRLHGERTRAEALRTAVLETAAATDFAEYVDPYDGEACGATGFSWTAALTLDLLHEPPGHGVSAAGLGTFDMSDTRD, encoded by the coding sequence GTGGATCGCACTGCCCAGCTCACAGCCCTCCCCGTGGAACGCACCTTCGTATACGATCCGCCACCCTTGTCAGGTTCGCTGCACCTCAGGGCGGCTGCCGTACTGGAAGGGAACTGGACGGGTACCTCAACCGTCCCCTCCCGCGGTCTGTATCCGCACCAGTGGTCCTGGGACTCCGCGTTCATCGCGATCGGTCTACGGCACCTCTCGCCGCTGCGGGCGCAGACGGAGCTGGAGACGCTGCTCGCCGCCCAGTGGGGCGACGGACGTATCCCGCACATCGTCTTCAACCCCTCCGTACCGCTCGACGCGTACTTCCCGAGCCCCGACTTCTGGCGCTCCTCGACCGCGGGACGCGCAGTGGGCGCCCCGCGCACCGTACAGACCTCGGGCATCGTGCAGCCACCGGTCCACGCGCTGGCAGCGTGGCTGGTCCACTGCGCCGACCCGGGCCTCTCCCGCGCGCGTGGTTTCCTCGCCGGTGTCTACCCCCGGCTGGCCGCCTGGCACCGCTATCTGCTGCACCGGCGGGACCTGGGCGGGGGCGGACTCGCGTCCGTCGTACACCCCTGGGAACAGGGTATGGACAACAGCCCTTGCTGGGACGCCCCGTTGGGCCGGATCACGCCGGCCCCGGCCCGCTCCTTCCGCCGCGCCGACCTCGACCACGGAGCGGCCGAGGACCGGCCGACGGACCTGGACTACGGCCGTTACGTGCGCCTCGCGACGGACTACCGGGACGGCGAATACGCCGACGGGGCAAGCGAGTTCGCGGTGGAGGACCCGTCCTTCAACGCGCTGCTCATCGCCTCCGAGCACGCACTGGCCCGTATCGCACGGGAGTTGGGCGCGACGGGCACGGCCCGGCACGCGCGCGCGGAGCGCCTCACCGGGGTGCTGATCGACCGGCTGTGGGACCCGGCGGAGGGCATGTTCTTCTGCCGCGACGTGCGCGGTGAAGAGCTCATCCCCGAGCGCAGCGTCTCCGGCCTGATCCCGCTCCTCCTCCCCGACCTGCCCCGGGACATCACCACGGCCCTCGTCCGTACGGCGTCCGGTCCGCACTTCGGGCTCGGGGACACCACTCAACTCCCGCCCAGCTACGACCTGTTGGGCGAGGCGTTCGATCCGCACCGGTACTGGCGCGGGCCGGCCTGGTTCAACACGAGCTGGCTGCTGGAGCGCGGGCTGCGGCTGCACGGCGAGCGGACACGGGCGGAGGCGCTGCGCACGGCGGTGCTGGAGACCGCCGCCGCCACCGACTTCGCCGAGTACGTCGACCCGTACGACGGTGAGGCGTGCGGCGCGACCGGCTTCAGCTGGACCGCCGCGCTGACCCTCGATCTGCTTCACGAGCCCCCCGGGCACGGCGTGTCCGCCGCGGGTCTCGGCACGTTCGACATGAGTGACACACGTGACTGA
- a CDS encoding glycogen debranching N-terminal domain-containing protein, translated as MTDRHHLLVHGGTFAAVGDGGDISGVRGGSSPDGLFVRDARHLSRWQLTVDGAVPEALTPVADGDMARCVLVPRGGRQEPPAHTLFREQAVGDGAFVESLKVTSNRPVPTTVRLAVTADADFTDQFELRSDYRTYAKTGATRSRQVLEDGVEFAYQRGEWRSCTTVTAEPAPDGVEETGTGARRMVWTLDLEPHGTAELALRVMARPHGDKRALRVPRSPSALNDQLIALEGEYVQGVSFPTGWPELAAACARGLSDLASLQVPATGPDGEELRVPAAGAPWFLTLLGRDALLTSLFALPYRPQLAAATLPALAATQATAVGPESVSQPGKIVHEVRHGELAHFGQVPYGRYYGSVDATPLFLVLLGAYVEQTGDTALARRLEPNARAAIGWMLDHGGLTSRGYLVYRADQGGLANQNWKDSPGAICGADGTRASGPVMAAGAQGYAYDALRRTAWVARTVWEDETYAALLEQAASDLRDRFQRDFWMRDHSFPALALDGEGRQVDALASDAGHLLWSGLLDKEYGELVGRRLLAPDFFSGWGVRTLASGQAAYHPLSYHRGSVWPHDNALITLGLARYGLHDEARTVAHALVDAATATGHRLPEVLAGYGRDTHPEPVPYPHACVRESRSAAAPLALLTAVGGA; from the coding sequence ATGACGGACCGGCATCATCTGCTCGTGCACGGCGGGACGTTCGCAGCCGTGGGCGACGGCGGGGACATCAGCGGCGTACGGGGCGGCAGTTCCCCGGACGGGTTATTCGTACGGGACGCCCGGCATCTGAGCCGCTGGCAGTTGACGGTCGACGGCGCGGTGCCGGAGGCGCTGACGCCGGTGGCCGACGGGGACATGGCGCGCTGTGTCCTCGTCCCGCGCGGTGGCCGCCAGGAGCCGCCCGCACACACGCTCTTCCGTGAACAGGCCGTGGGCGACGGCGCGTTCGTCGAGTCGCTGAAGGTGACGAGCAACCGTCCGGTGCCGACGACGGTCCGGCTCGCGGTCACCGCCGACGCGGACTTCACGGACCAGTTCGAACTCCGCTCCGACTACCGCACCTACGCGAAGACCGGCGCGACCCGCTCCCGCCAAGTCCTGGAGGACGGCGTGGAGTTCGCCTACCAGCGCGGCGAATGGCGGTCCTGTACGACGGTCACGGCCGAGCCCGCTCCCGACGGCGTCGAGGAGACCGGCACCGGCGCCCGCCGCATGGTGTGGACCCTGGACCTCGAACCGCACGGCACCGCCGAGTTGGCGCTCCGCGTGATGGCCCGCCCGCACGGCGACAAGCGCGCCCTGCGGGTACCGCGCTCCCCGTCCGCCCTGAACGACCAACTCATCGCGCTGGAGGGCGAGTACGTCCAGGGCGTCTCCTTCCCCACCGGCTGGCCGGAGTTGGCGGCGGCCTGCGCCCGGGGCCTGTCGGACCTGGCCTCGCTCCAGGTACCGGCGACGGGCCCGGACGGCGAGGAGCTGCGCGTGCCGGCGGCCGGGGCACCGTGGTTCCTGACCCTGCTGGGCAGGGACGCGCTCTTGACGTCATTGTTCGCTCTCCCGTACCGCCCCCAACTCGCCGCCGCCACACTGCCGGCGCTGGCCGCGACGCAGGCGACGGCGGTGGGCCCCGAGTCGGTCTCCCAGCCCGGCAAGATCGTGCACGAGGTGCGGCACGGCGAGTTGGCGCACTTCGGGCAGGTGCCGTACGGGCGTTACTACGGCTCGGTGGACGCGACGCCGCTGTTCCTGGTGCTGCTCGGCGCGTACGTGGAGCAGACCGGCGACACGGCCCTGGCCCGCCGCCTGGAGCCCAACGCCCGTGCCGCGATCGGCTGGATGCTGGACCACGGCGGCCTCACGTCACGCGGTTACCTGGTCTACCGAGCCGACCAGGGCGGCCTCGCCAACCAGAACTGGAAGGACTCCCCCGGCGCGATCTGCGGCGCCGACGGCACGCGGGCGAGCGGTCCGGTGATGGCGGCGGGGGCGCAGGGGTACGCGTACGACGCGCTGCGCCGCACGGCGTGGGTGGCGCGGACGGTGTGGGAGGACGAGACGTACGCGGCCCTCCTGGAACAGGCCGCGTCGGACCTCCGGGACCGTTTCCAGCGGGACTTCTGGATGCGGGACCACTCGTTCCCGGCGCTGGCGCTGGACGGCGAGGGAAGGCAGGTCGACGCGCTGGCGTCGGATGCCGGGCATCTGCTCTGGTCCGGCCTGCTGGACAAGGAGTACGGCGAGCTGGTGGGCCGCAGGCTCCTGGCGCCGGACTTCTTCTCGGGCTGGGGAGTCCGCACGCTGGCGTCGGGCCAAGCGGCGTACCACCCGCTCTCCTACCACCGGGGTTCGGTCTGGCCGCACGACAACGCGCTGATCACACTCGGGCTTGCCCGCTACGGCCTGCACGACGAGGCCCGCACGGTCGCGCACGCGCTGGTCGACGCGGCGACGGCGACCGGCCACCGCCTCCCGGAGGTCCTCGCGGGCTACGGCCGCGACACCCACCCGGAGCCGGTTCCGTACCCGCACGCGTGCGTTCGGGAGTCCCGTTCGGCGGCGGCTCCGTTGGCGCTGCTCACGGCGGTCGGGGGCGCGTGA
- a CDS encoding sulfatase-like hydrolase/transferase — MQAWRERHPVAALTLSWVVTFLAAVLVYICLEMPNTLGQLRLMEFARLPAEAIMAAVILLSLPRRARIIVAAGFGALVGAIAVLNMFDMGFNEYLGRHFNIILDWSLFGDARGYLKDTFGGTATQVITVALIALIVALIVLVALAMVRLSNVLVAYKAIATKGTLIAGTVWITLTAFALEFHGIPLAADHTAGVIKYQVRAMQETLRDEAEFKKVAKVDAFGNTPGSQLVPGLRGKDMIFTFIESYGRSAIEDPIMAPGVDSTLAADTKALSKAGFAAKSGWLTSATYGGSSWLGHSTTMSGLWVSNQQRYRTVMASDHLSLTDAFKKTGDYDTVGVMPGIQKGWPEQSFYGLDKVYNAFQLGYKGPKFSWSTMPDQYALEQFQKQVHSKPRADGKSLMSMIILTSSHQPWAPIPKLVPWDQLGNGSVFDAIQKAGNKASSVIADTTKSRQEYGKSIQYSVNSLTQWLERYGNDNTVLVFLGDHQPIARVSGNHASRDVPISIVAKDPKVLEKIDSWNWTDGLRPAHKAPVWKMSDFRDKFLTAYGSTPHPKKN, encoded by the coding sequence ATGCAAGCCTGGCGCGAGAGGCACCCCGTCGCCGCGCTCACCCTCTCCTGGGTCGTCACGTTCCTCGCCGCCGTGCTGGTCTACATCTGCCTCGAAATGCCCAACACCCTGGGCCAGTTGAGGCTCATGGAGTTCGCGCGGCTGCCCGCCGAGGCGATCATGGCGGCGGTGATCCTGCTGAGTCTGCCGCGGCGGGCCCGGATCATCGTGGCCGCGGGGTTCGGCGCGCTCGTCGGGGCCATCGCCGTGCTGAACATGTTCGACATGGGGTTCAACGAATACCTGGGCCGGCACTTCAACATCATCCTGGACTGGAGCCTGTTCGGGGACGCCCGCGGGTATCTGAAGGACACCTTCGGCGGGACGGCCACCCAGGTCATCACGGTCGCCCTCATCGCCCTCATCGTCGCGCTGATCGTCCTCGTCGCACTGGCGATGGTCCGCCTCAGCAACGTCCTGGTCGCCTACAAGGCCATCGCCACCAAGGGCACCCTGATCGCCGGCACGGTGTGGATCACCCTCACCGCCTTCGCGCTGGAGTTCCACGGCATCCCGCTCGCCGCCGACCACACCGCCGGCGTCATCAAGTACCAGGTGCGCGCGATGCAGGAAACCCTGCGCGACGAGGCCGAGTTCAAGAAGGTCGCGAAGGTCGACGCGTTCGGCAACACCCCCGGCAGCCAGCTCGTCCCGGGCCTCCGCGGCAAGGACATGATCTTCACCTTCATCGAGAGCTACGGCCGTAGCGCGATCGAGGACCCGATCATGGCGCCCGGCGTCGACTCGACGCTCGCCGCCGACACCAAGGCCCTCTCGAAGGCGGGCTTCGCCGCGAAGAGCGGCTGGCTGACTTCGGCGACCTACGGCGGCAGCAGCTGGCTCGGCCACTCCACCACCATGTCGGGCCTGTGGGTCAGCAACCAGCAGCGCTACCGCACGGTGATGGCCAGCGACCACCTGAGCCTGACCGACGCCTTCAAGAAGACCGGCGACTACGACACCGTCGGCGTGATGCCGGGCATCCAGAAGGGCTGGCCGGAGCAGAGCTTCTACGGCCTCGACAAGGTCTACAACGCCTTCCAACTCGGCTACAAGGGACCGAAGTTCAGCTGGTCGACGATGCCGGACCAGTACGCGCTGGAGCAGTTCCAGAAGCAGGTGCACAGCAAGCCGCGCGCCGACGGCAAGTCGCTGATGTCGATGATCATCCTGACCTCCAGCCACCAGCCCTGGGCGCCGATCCCGAAGCTCGTCCCGTGGGACCAGCTGGGCAACGGTTCGGTCTTCGACGCGATCCAGAAGGCCGGCAACAAGGCGTCCAGCGTCATCGCCGACACCACCAAGTCCCGCCAGGAGTACGGCAAGTCGATCCAGTACTCGGTGAACTCCCTCACCCAGTGGCTGGAGCGCTACGGCAACGACAACACCGTGCTCGTCTTCCTCGGCGACCACCAGCCGATCGCCCGGGTCAGCGGCAACCACGCCAGCCGTGACGTCCCGATCTCGATCGTCGCCAAGGACCCCAAGGTCCTTGAGAAGATCGACAGTTGGAACTGGACCGACGGCCTGCGCCCCGCCCACAAGGCCCCGGTCTGGAAGATGAGCGACTTCCGCGACAAGTTCCTGACGGCGTACGGCTCGACGCCCCACCCGAAGAAGAACTGA
- the dusB gene encoding tRNA dihydrouridine synthase DusB, giving the protein MSTPVSLSAAPSASPSASPAVPPLQVGPHTVSPPVVLAPMAGITNAPFRTLCREFSGGKGLFVSEMITTRALVERNDKTMQLIRFDETEKPRSIQLYGVDPATVGKAVRMIAEEGLADHIDLNFGCPVPKVTRKGGGSALPYKRNLLRAILKEAVSGAGDLPVTMKMRKGIDDDHITFLDAGRIAVEEGVTSIALHGRTAAQHYGGTADWDAIARLKEHVPEIPVLGNGDIWSAQDALRMVRETGCDGVVVGRGCLGRPWLFADLVAAFEGRQQARAGGADGCSLEPSLREVADVMVRHATLLGEWIGDEARGVIDFRKHVAWYLKGFAVGSEMRKRLAITSSLEELRSGLDELDLDQPWPVGADGPRGRTSGNNRVVLPDGWLKDPYDCAGISEDAELDTSGG; this is encoded by the coding sequence ATGTCCACGCCCGTGTCCCTGTCTGCCGCCCCCTCTGCCTCGCCGTCCGCGTCCCCGGCTGTGCCCCCCTTGCAGGTCGGCCCGCACACCGTCTCGCCGCCCGTCGTCCTGGCTCCCATGGCCGGGATCACGAACGCGCCCTTCCGCACCCTGTGCAGGGAGTTCAGCGGCGGCAAGGGCCTGTTCGTCAGCGAGATGATCACGACGCGGGCACTGGTCGAGCGCAATGACAAGACCATGCAGCTGATCCGTTTCGACGAGACCGAGAAGCCTCGCTCGATCCAGCTGTACGGCGTGGACCCGGCGACCGTCGGCAAGGCCGTCCGCATGATCGCGGAGGAGGGGCTCGCCGACCACATCGACCTCAACTTCGGCTGCCCGGTGCCGAAGGTCACCCGCAAGGGCGGCGGCTCCGCGCTGCCGTACAAGCGGAACCTGCTGCGGGCGATCCTGAAGGAGGCCGTCAGCGGGGCCGGTGACCTGCCCGTCACGATGAAGATGCGCAAGGGCATCGACGACGACCACATCACGTTCCTCGACGCCGGCCGCATCGCCGTCGAGGAGGGCGTCACGTCCATCGCGCTGCACGGCCGCACGGCCGCGCAGCACTACGGCGGTACGGCGGACTGGGACGCGATCGCGCGGCTGAAGGAGCACGTCCCGGAGATCCCCGTGCTCGGCAACGGCGACATCTGGTCGGCGCAGGACGCGCTGCGGATGGTGCGGGAGACCGGGTGCGACGGGGTCGTGGTCGGGCGCGGATGCCTCGGGCGGCCGTGGCTGTTCGCCGACCTCGTGGCCGCGTTCGAGGGGCGTCAACAGGCCCGCGCCGGAGGCGCTGATGGATGCAGTCTGGAGCCGTCGTTGCGTGAGGTCGCCGACGTCATGGTGCGGCACGCGACGCTGCTCGGGGAGTGGATCGGGGACGAGGCGCGGGGAGTCATCGACTTCCGCAAGCACGTCGCCTGGTACCTGAAGGGCTTCGCGGTCGGCAGCGAGATGCGCAAGCGGCTCGCGATCACCTCGTCGCTGGAGGAACTCCGGTCCGGGCTCGACGAGTTGGACCTCGACCAGCCCTGGCCGGTCGGCGCGGACGGGCCCCGCGGCCGTACGTCCGGCAACAACAGGGTGGTGTTGCCGGACGGTTGGCTGAAGGACCCGTACGACTGCGCGGGGATCAGCGAGGACGCGGAACTGGACACGTCCGGGGGCTGA
- a CDS encoding MFS transporter encodes MPELSHRRRQLVLAICCMSLLIVSLDVTILNVALPAMQTDLHASTSGLQWTIDAYTLVLASLLMLAGSTADRIGRKRVFITGLVVFSLGSLLCSLAPNLDALIWFRMIQAVGGSMLNPVAMSIITNTFTEPRERARAIGVWGAVVGISMAAGPLIGGLLVDSVGWRSIFWINLPVGLAALLLTLKFIPESRAPKARRADPVGQLLVIALFGSLTYAIIEAPSSGFTSILPFAVLALAALVALLWYEPRRDEPLIDLRFFRSAPFSGATVIAISAFSALGGFLFLSTLYLQNVVGLDALHAGLWMLPMAVPTFLCAPVSGRLVGSHGPRISLLIAGTAMTASAVMFAGFEAETSGVSRFIGYALFGIGFGFVNAPITNTAVSGMPRAQAGVAAAVASTSRQLGQTLGVAVVGAVLASGVSASSYKETFVSAARPGWWILVVCGLAVLVLGAVTSGAWARRTAERTAEKLASVEVREAAGINA; translated from the coding sequence ATGCCCGAGCTCAGCCACCGCCGCCGACAGCTGGTGCTCGCGATCTGCTGCATGAGTCTGCTGATCGTGAGCCTGGACGTGACCATCCTGAACGTCGCGCTGCCCGCGATGCAGACCGATCTGCACGCGTCGACCTCCGGTCTGCAGTGGACGATCGACGCGTACACCCTGGTCCTGGCCTCCTTGCTGATGCTGGCGGGCTCCACCGCCGACCGGATCGGCCGCAAGCGGGTCTTCATCACCGGCCTGGTGGTCTTCAGCCTCGGCTCCCTGCTCTGCTCCCTGGCGCCGAATCTGGACGCGCTGATCTGGTTCCGCATGATCCAGGCGGTCGGCGGCTCGATGCTCAACCCGGTCGCCATGTCGATCATCACCAACACCTTCACCGAGCCGCGCGAGCGCGCCCGGGCGATCGGTGTGTGGGGCGCGGTCGTCGGCATATCGATGGCCGCGGGGCCGCTGATCGGCGGGCTGCTCGTGGACTCGGTCGGCTGGCGCTCGATCTTCTGGATCAACCTGCCAGTGGGGCTGGCCGCGCTGCTGCTCACGCTGAAGTTCATCCCCGAGTCCCGCGCGCCCAAGGCCCGCCGTGCCGACCCGGTCGGCCAGCTCCTGGTGATCGCGCTGTTCGGCTCCCTGACGTACGCGATCATCGAGGCGCCGAGCTCCGGGTTCACCTCGATCCTGCCGTTCGCGGTGCTGGCGTTGGCGGCCCTTGTCGCCCTGCTCTGGTACGAGCCTCGGCGCGATGAGCCGCTCATCGATCTGCGGTTCTTCCGGTCGGCTCCGTTCAGTGGGGCGACGGTGATCGCGATCAGCGCGTTCTCGGCGCTGGGCGGGTTCCTGTTCCTGTCCACGCTGTATCTGCAGAACGTGGTCGGTCTTGACGCGCTGCACGCCGGGCTGTGGATGCTGCCGATGGCTGTGCCCACGTTCCTTTGCGCGCCGGTCTCGGGGCGGCTGGTCGGTAGTCACGGGCCCCGAATATCCCTGTTGATCGCGGGGACGGCGATGACGGCGAGTGCGGTGATGTTCGCGGGGTTCGAGGCGGAGACGTCGGGGGTCTCGCGGTTCATCGGGTACGCGCTGTTCGGGATCGGGTTCGGGTTTGTGAACGCGCCGATCACGAACACCGCGGTGTCGGGGATGCCTCGGGCTCAGGCCGGGGTTGCGGCGGCGGTTGCTTCCACGAGTCGGCAGTTGGGGCAGACGCTGGGGGTTGCCGTGGTGGGGGCGGTGTTGGCTTCCGGGGTGTCTGCGTCGTCGTACAAGGAGACGTTTGTTTCTGCTGCTCGGCCCGGGTGGTGGATCTTGGTGGTGTGCGGGTTGGCTGTGCTGGTGCTCGGGGCGGTTACGAGTGGGGCTTGGGCTCGGCGGACTGCTGAGCGTACGGCTGAGAAGTTGGCGTCTGTTGAAGTGCGCGAAGCGGCGGGGATCAACGCTTAG
- a CDS encoding helix-turn-helix transcriptional regulator: MTTMAQETVTERTTPAPQTASTVRRHELAAFLRHRREHITPEQVGLPRGTRRRTPGLRREEVAQLAAVGVTWYTWLEQARDIQVSVQVLDALARTLFLDSSERTHLFQLAGAIDPRPATTCAVVTPALKMMLDQLDPIPACLQNSRYDILAYNRTYGMLLCDLDAVPPEDRNCMILSYTHEEWRSSIVHLEKTQRLMAARFRGSMADHLADPTWKTLLKRLRTSPEFREVWDRHEVMGASPRRKEFRNTHVGRITVDHTDLWLGPARGPRMVTYAPADDESRARLERLHALAQAR; this comes from the coding sequence ATGACGACCATGGCACAGGAGACGGTGACCGAGCGCACGACACCTGCGCCGCAGACCGCGTCGACGGTCCGGCGCCATGAACTCGCCGCGTTCCTGCGCCACCGCCGCGAGCACATCACCCCCGAGCAGGTCGGCCTGCCGCGCGGCACCCGGCGCCGTACACCGGGCCTGCGCCGCGAGGAGGTCGCGCAGCTCGCCGCGGTCGGGGTCACCTGGTACACGTGGCTCGAACAGGCGAGGGACATCCAGGTCTCGGTACAGGTCCTGGACGCGCTGGCCCGCACCCTGTTCCTGGACAGCAGCGAACGCACCCACCTCTTCCAGCTGGCCGGTGCGATCGACCCGCGGCCGGCCACGACCTGCGCGGTCGTCACGCCCGCCCTGAAGATGATGCTGGACCAGCTGGACCCGATCCCGGCCTGCCTCCAGAACAGCAGGTACGACATCCTCGCCTACAACCGCACCTACGGGATGCTGCTCTGCGACCTGGACGCGGTGCCGCCCGAGGACCGCAACTGCATGATCCTCTCCTACACGCACGAGGAGTGGCGGTCGTCGATCGTGCACCTGGAGAAGACCCAGCGCCTCATGGCCGCCCGCTTCCGCGGCTCGATGGCCGACCACCTCGCCGACCCCACCTGGAAGACCCTCCTCAAGCGCCTGCGCACGTCCCCCGAGTTCCGCGAGGTCTGGGACCGCCACGAGGTCATGGGCGCCAGCCCCCGCCGCAAGGAGTTCCGCAACACCCACGTGGGCCGCATCACGGTCGACCACACCGACTTGTGGCTGGGCCCGGCGAGGGGCCCGAGGATGGTGACGTACGCTCCCGCGGACGACGAGTCACGAGCCCGCCTGGAGAGGCTGCACGCACTAGCACAGGCAAGGTAA
- a CDS encoding MFS transporter, producing the protein MTETIASRTVKSPAAAPVLSGLGLFTVLLAAALPLIDFFIVNVALPTIGKDLSASEAVLELVVAGYGVSYAVLLVLGGRLGDLFGRRRLFLGGMAAFGVTSLACGLAPTAWTLVVARIAQGAASAAMLPQVLATIQAATQGPRRAKAMGLYGATAGLAMVAGQILGGVLVAADIAGTGWRAVFLVNVPVVVIGLVLAAKVVPETRSQHPEPVDVPGTFLLGASLLALLVPLTEGRAAGWPLWTWLSLAAFPGLATAFYAVERRADRQGLTPLVPPSLLALTSLRRGLVMIVPFAIGFSGFMFVIAVALQSGAGLGPVAAGLALVPLAVTFFLASLAGPRLVNRYGTRVVTAGSVIQAVGLGLIVLAVSRSWPHLGFVELLPGAAVAGAGQALQLPIIFRIILSEVPTARAGVGAGVMVTTQQSALALGVATLGTLFLSLVPGMGMQHALAITLLAQLAGVVLTGLLSLRLPRAIG; encoded by the coding sequence GTGACCGAAACCATCGCTTCCCGCACCGTGAAATCCCCGGCGGCGGCACCCGTGCTCAGCGGCCTCGGACTGTTCACGGTGCTGCTGGCCGCGGCGCTGCCCCTCATCGACTTCTTCATCGTGAACGTGGCCCTGCCGACCATCGGCAAGGACCTCTCGGCGAGCGAGGCCGTCCTCGAACTCGTCGTCGCCGGCTACGGAGTCTCGTACGCCGTGCTGCTCGTCCTCGGCGGCCGGCTCGGCGACCTGTTCGGGCGCCGGCGGCTGTTCCTGGGCGGGATGGCCGCCTTCGGTGTGACCTCGCTGGCGTGCGGGCTCGCGCCCACCGCCTGGACACTGGTCGTGGCGCGGATCGCGCAGGGCGCGGCGTCCGCGGCGATGCTCCCGCAGGTCCTCGCCACCATCCAGGCCGCCACGCAGGGCCCGCGCCGTGCCAAGGCGATGGGCCTGTACGGCGCGACCGCCGGGCTCGCCATGGTCGCGGGCCAGATCCTCGGCGGGGTCCTGGTGGCCGCCGACATCGCCGGTACCGGCTGGCGCGCGGTGTTCCTGGTGAACGTGCCGGTCGTCGTCATCGGACTGGTCCTGGCCGCCAAGGTCGTACCGGAGACGCGTTCGCAGCACCCCGAGCCGGTGGACGTCCCCGGCACCTTCCTGCTCGGCGCGTCCCTGCTGGCGCTGCTCGTGCCGCTGACCGAGGGCCGGGCGGCGGGCTGGCCGCTGTGGACGTGGCTGTCGCTGGCCGCGTTCCCGGGGCTCGCGACGGCGTTCTACGCGGTGGAGCGCAGGGCCGACCGGCAGGGGCTCACGCCGCTGGTGCCGCCGAGTCTGCTGGCGCTGACCTCGCTGCGGCGCGGGCTGGTGATGATCGTGCCGTTCGCGATCGGGTTCAGCGGGTTCATGTTCGTGATCGCGGTGGCGTTGCAGAGCGGCGCGGGTCTCGGCCCGGTCGCGGCGGGCCTCGCGCTCGTCCCGCTGGCGGTGACGTTCTTCCTCGCCTCGCTCGCCGGGCCGCGGCTGGTGAACCGGTACGGCACGCGGGTCGTGACGGCGGGGTCGGTCATCCAGGCGGTGGGGCTCGGCCTGATCGTGTTGGCCGTGTCGCGTTCGTGGCCGCATCTCGGCTTTGTCGAACTGCTCCCCGGCGCGGCCGTCGCCGGAGCCGGTCAGGCGCTCCAACTCCCCATCATCTTCCGGATCATCCTGTCCGAGGTGCCGACCGCCCGTGCCGGTGTGGGCGCCGGCGTCATGGTCACCACCCAGCAGTCCGCACTGGCCCTGGGCGTGGCCACCCTCGGCACCCTCTTCCTCTCCCTGGTCCCGGGGATGGGCATGCAACACGCCCTGGCGATAACGCTGTTGGCGCAGCTGGCCGGGGTCGTGCTGACCGGCCTGCTCAGCCTGCGGCTGCCGCGCGCCATCGGCTGA